From the genome of Verrucomicrobiia bacterium, one region includes:
- a CDS encoding peptidylprolyl isomerase: protein MVVEFFPEVAPKHVENFKKLAKEKFYDGQCFHRVIKGFMIQAGDPNSKDESKKSLWGQGGPGYTINAEFNDKPHVRGTLSMARTPDPNSAGSQFFICHGSPRQLDHQYTVFGKLIKGEDVLDKIATTPTEGPDRPIKRANIESITIVPADSIK from the coding sequence ATGGTGGTGGAATTTTTTCCCGAGGTCGCCCCGAAGCACGTGGAGAATTTTAAGAAACTCGCCAAGGAAAAATTTTATGACGGCCAATGCTTCCACCGGGTGATCAAGGGATTCATGATCCAGGCGGGGGATCCGAATTCCAAGGACGAGAGCAAGAAGAGTCTTTGGGGGCAAGGCGGCCCGGGATACACCATCAATGCCGAATTCAACGACAAGCCGCATGTGCGCGGCACGTTGTCCATGGCCCGCACACCCGATCCCAACTCGGCCGGCTCGCAATTCTTCATCTGTCACGGCAGCCCACGACAGTTGGATCACCAATACACTGTTTTTGGCAAGTTGATCAAAGGTGAGGACGTGCTCGATAAAATCGCCACCACACCGACCGAAGGTCCGGATCGCCCGATCAAACGCGCGAACATCGAAAGCATTACCATCGTCCCGGCCGATTCCATCAAATAA
- a CDS encoding DegT/DnrJ/EryC1/StrS family aminotransferase: MHDKIPYLDLPAQLRPLRKEIDAVIARTIDNCSFCLGPDVAQFEKDFARYCGAEHCVAFNTGTSALHVAMLLLGIGAGDEVISTPHTFVATSWAISYVNAKPVYVDIDDATFNLDPRLLEKAITPRTKAIVPVHLYGHPFNLDGVLAVARKHNLPVVEDACQAHGAKYKGRTIGTFGAISCYSFYPGKNLGAAGEGGALVTNNADFARRARSLREHGSSVRYYHDEVGFNYRMEGIQGAVLGVKLPHLPAWTAGRQRVARRYAELLKDTPLQLPVQADWAESVWHLYVVRHPQRDALKKHLEANGVGCALHYPLPLHLQKCYASLGYRAGDFPVSEKAARECLSLPIYPELTDTQIERVVAVIKDFFKKN, translated from the coding sequence ATGCACGATAAAATTCCTTATCTCGACCTGCCGGCGCAACTGCGCCCGTTACGCAAAGAAATTGATGCCGTCATCGCCCGCACGATTGATAACTGCTCGTTTTGTCTGGGCCCGGACGTCGCGCAATTCGAGAAAGACTTTGCCCGCTATTGCGGCGCCGAACACTGCGTGGCTTTCAATACCGGCACTTCCGCCCTGCACGTCGCGATGTTGTTGCTCGGCATTGGCGCGGGAGACGAAGTCATCAGCACCCCGCATACGTTTGTGGCCACCAGTTGGGCGATTTCGTACGTGAATGCCAAACCGGTGTATGTGGATATTGACGACGCCACCTTTAATTTGGACCCGCGACTCCTTGAAAAGGCCATCACGCCGCGCACCAAGGCCATCGTGCCAGTGCATCTTTACGGCCATCCGTTCAATCTGGACGGCGTGCTGGCCGTAGCCCGAAAGCATAATTTACCTGTGGTGGAAGACGCCTGTCAGGCGCACGGCGCCAAATACAAAGGCCGCACCATCGGCACGTTCGGCGCCATCTCCTGCTACAGTTTTTATCCCGGAAAGAATCTCGGCGCCGCCGGTGAAGGTGGTGCGTTGGTGACGAACAACGCCGACTTTGCGCGCCGCGCGCGGTCGCTGCGTGAGCATGGTTCTTCGGTACGCTATTATCACGACGAAGTGGGCTTCAACTACCGCATGGAAGGCATCCAAGGCGCGGTGCTGGGCGTGAAATTACCGCATCTGCCCGCGTGGACCGCCGGACGCCAACGAGTTGCCAGGCGGTATGCGGAATTGCTGAAGGACACCCCGCTGCAACTGCCTGTGCAGGCCGACTGGGCGGAGAGCGTCTGGCATTTGTACGTCGTACGGCATCCCCAGCGTGACGCGCTTAAAAAGCATCTCGAAGCGAACGGGGTGGGTTGTGCGTTACACTACCCGTTGCCATTACACCTCCAAAAATGTTACGCAAGCCTCGGCTACCGCGCGGGAGATTTTCCGGTGTCGGAAAAAGCCGCGCGCGAATGTTTGAGTTTGCCGATTTATCCGGAACTGACCGACACGCAAATCGAGCGCGTGGTTGCCGTCATCAAGGATTTCTTCAAGAAAAATTGA
- a CDS encoding NUDIX hydrolase: MIQPWPKLSSQSVGNFRIFTVRNDRKVSPRTHQPHDFYVIEAGNWVNVTAITPDQQLIMVEQYRHGTNTVELEIPGGMIETSDASPVAAGVRELREETGYEGANARILGEIFPNPAIMNNVCYTVLVENCEPRGAVAFDSGEDLITKLVPLADLPRLIAGKQIHHSLVTVALYHLELWQRSLKS, encoded by the coding sequence ATGATTCAACCTTGGCCCAAACTCAGCTCTCAGTCGGTTGGTAATTTCCGAATTTTCACCGTTCGCAACGACCGCAAAGTTTCTCCCCGCACCCATCAGCCTCACGATTTTTACGTCATTGAAGCCGGTAACTGGGTCAATGTCACCGCCATCACTCCGGATCAACAGCTCATCATGGTGGAGCAGTATCGTCACGGCACGAACACGGTGGAATTGGAAATTCCGGGCGGCATGATTGAAACGAGCGACGCTTCGCCCGTCGCCGCCGGCGTGCGGGAACTGCGTGAAGAAACGGGTTACGAAGGCGCCAACGCCCGGATTCTCGGCGAAATTTTTCCCAACCCGGCGATCATGAACAACGTATGTTACACGGTGCTGGTTGAGAATTGCGAACCGCGCGGGGCTGTCGCGTTCGATTCGGGGGAAGACTTGATCACCAAACTCGTGCCGCTCGCCGACCTGCCGCGATTGATTGCCGGAAAGCAAATCCATCACTCGCTCGTTACTGTGGCGTTATATCATCTGGAGCTGTGGCAGCGCAGCTTGAAGTCATAA
- a CDS encoding MlaD family protein codes for MKNSLETRLGLFVALIVVAAFIIMFILGGFEKFSGGIRVEALFKSVQELKLGERVKMAGVEVGKVEKITLDPQQNKVRVIMRLHPNVPVKTDTIARIQFAGLMGQNYVALQFGSENAPLATDGTQLTTVEQPDLSAIMQKLDNVASGVENLTKSFTGDKIDSLFGPLIGFIQDNREPMTKAISNLSETSAQIASGHGTVGKLIFDETLYTTALNTVSNLQSTGDEIKSALGDANKIIQDVNAGQGTIGKLVKDEALYNETTASMVNLKEILQKINQGQGTIGKLVNDQEFYRNAKLTLQKVDKMTEGLEDQGPLSVLGILAGNLF; via the coding sequence ATGAAAAATTCTTTGGAAACCCGCCTCGGCCTGTTCGTCGCGCTCATTGTCGTGGCGGCCTTCATCATCATGTTCATTCTCGGCGGCTTTGAAAAATTCAGCGGCGGCATCCGCGTGGAGGCGCTGTTCAAATCCGTCCAGGAACTCAAATTGGGCGAGCGCGTCAAAATGGCCGGCGTCGAGGTTGGCAAGGTTGAAAAAATCACCCTGGACCCGCAGCAAAACAAGGTGCGCGTCATCATGCGATTGCACCCCAATGTTCCGGTGAAAACGGACACGATCGCGCGCATCCAATTTGCCGGTTTGATGGGACAGAATTATGTGGCACTGCAATTCGGTTCGGAAAACGCGCCGCTGGCCACTGACGGCACGCAACTCACCACGGTCGAGCAACCGGACTTGAGCGCCATCATGCAAAAACTCGATAACGTGGCTTCCGGCGTGGAGAATCTGACCAAGAGCTTCACCGGCGATAAAATTGACAGCTTGTTCGGACCGCTCATCGGCTTCATTCAGGACAATCGCGAACCCATGACCAAAGCCATTTCCAACCTGAGCGAAACCTCCGCGCAAATCGCTTCCGGCCACGGCACCGTTGGCAAGTTGATCTTCGATGAAACCCTTTACACCACCGCGCTCAACACGGTTTCCAACCTGCAATCCACCGGCGACGAAATTAAGTCCGCGTTGGGCGATGCCAACAAGATCATCCAGGACGTGAACGCCGGTCAGGGCACGATTGGCAAACTGGTCAAAGACGAAGCGCTCTACAACGAAACCACTGCGTCCATGGTGAACCTGAAGGAAATTCTGCAAAAAATAAACCAGGGCCAGGGCACGATCGGCAAACTGGTCAACGACCAGGAATTTTATCGCAACGCCAAGCTCACGTTGCAGAAAGTGGACAAGATGACGGAAGGCTTGGAAGACCAGGGACCGCTGAGCGTCCTGGGCATCCTGGCGGGCAACTTGTTTTAA
- a CDS encoding ABC transporter ATP-binding protein, with translation MSATASIQPGVAVQVRGLCRSFGTQEVLKKIDLDVLAGEIFVIMGPSGSGKSVLLRHLIGLERPDAGEILINGESIQTPEVADQYRMAMVFQSGALLNSLTVGENVGLYLQEHRLRSPAEIARIVAEKLAVVGLRGTEDKMPSELSGGMKKRVAIARALIIEPQLILYDEPTSELDPVSSVVVGEEILKLNQRTGVTSIVVTHDRDLAFGIGHRIAIINDGRIVALGVPDEIKASSQPIVRNFLNADFKLERTNL, from the coding sequence ATGAGCGCAACCGCATCTATTCAACCGGGAGTCGCCGTGCAGGTGCGCGGCTTGTGCCGCAGTTTCGGCACGCAGGAGGTGCTCAAGAAAATTGACCTGGACGTGCTGGCCGGTGAAATTTTCGTCATCATGGGCCCCAGCGGCAGCGGCAAAAGCGTTTTACTGCGGCACCTGATCGGCTTGGAACGGCCTGATGCTGGCGAGATCCTGATCAATGGCGAATCCATTCAAACTCCCGAGGTGGCGGATCAATACCGCATGGCCATGGTGTTTCAATCCGGCGCGTTGTTGAACTCCCTGACCGTCGGAGAAAACGTGGGCCTCTATCTCCAGGAACATCGGCTCCGGTCGCCGGCGGAAATCGCCCGGATTGTGGCCGAGAAGCTGGCCGTGGTCGGTTTGAGGGGAACAGAAGACAAAATGCCCAGTGAGCTGTCCGGCGGCATGAAAAAGCGCGTGGCCATTGCGCGGGCGCTGATCATCGAGCCACAACTCATTCTGTACGACGAACCCACCAGCGAACTGGACCCGGTGTCATCGGTCGTCGTCGGCGAGGAAATTTTGAAGCTCAACCAACGCACGGGCGTAACCTCGATCGTGGTCACGCATGATCGTGACCTCGCGTTTGGGATCGGTCACCGGATCGCCATCATCAACGATGGTCGCATTGTGGCGCTCGGGGTCCCCGACGAAATCAAAGCCAGTTCGCAACCGATTGTTCGCAATTTTCTCAACGCAGACTTCAAACTTGAACGAACCAACCTATGA
- a CDS encoding ABC transporter permease, translating to MFQNIGEIVLLFWQTIRALPLTWRQRAKVFDQFFEIGNASLLMVTVLSFFIGGVLTLQTGPTMVERGLGNYVGGIVGFSVARELAPIMMAILIAGRIGSAMAAEIGSMRVYQEIDALRTMNINPVHYLVLPRLVAITVALPMLVTFSILVAWLGGAVVARLTAEIDIPIQSFFENLKAMVELEDIAHGIFKGFCFAWIVGIVACHQGLITRGGPRGIGRSVTKAVVNAIVLIVISDFALTRFFVVLSSFGILK from the coding sequence ATGTTTCAGAACATCGGTGAAATAGTGCTGCTTTTCTGGCAGACGATCCGCGCGTTGCCTTTGACCTGGCGGCAGCGCGCAAAGGTCTTTGACCAGTTTTTCGAAATTGGCAATGCCAGTTTGCTCATGGTCACGGTGCTTTCCTTTTTCATTGGCGGCGTCCTCACCCTGCAAACCGGTCCCACCATGGTCGAACGCGGACTGGGCAATTATGTCGGCGGCATCGTGGGTTTCTCCGTCGCGCGCGAACTCGCACCCATCATGATGGCGATTTTAATCGCCGGTCGCATCGGCTCCGCCATGGCGGCGGAAATTGGCTCGATGCGGGTCTATCAGGAAATTGACGCGTTGCGCACCATGAACATCAATCCCGTGCATTATTTGGTGCTGCCGCGACTCGTCGCGATCACGGTGGCTCTGCCCATGTTGGTGACGTTCTCGATTCTGGTGGCCTGGCTGGGGGGCGCGGTCGTCGCCCGCCTGACGGCGGAAATTGACATCCCCATTCAATCCTTTTTTGAAAACCTCAAAGCCATGGTGGAGTTGGAAGACATTGCCCACGGCATTTTCAAAGGCTTTTGCTTCGCATGGATCGTTGGCATCGTGGCTTGTCATCAAGGCCTGATCACGCGCGGTGGGCCGCGGGGCATTGGCCGCTCGGTCACCAAAGCGGTCGTCAATGCCATCGTGTTGATTGTGATCTCGGACTTTGCCTTAACTCGATTCTTCGTGGTTTTGAGCAGCTTCGGCATTCTGAAATGA
- a CDS encoding peptidylprolyl isomerase has product MDEIAIIKTSEGEIHLKFWSDVAPGHVENFKKLAQQGFYDGTCFHRVIKNFMIQGGDPLTKEESQQRRWGTGGPGYQIKAEFNDKPHVRGVLSMARSSDPNSAGSQFFICHADARFLDRQYTAFGQLIKGDEVLEKIATTQTAPGDRPVTRMHIESISIVPAAA; this is encoded by the coding sequence ATGGACGAAATTGCCATCATCAAAACCTCCGAAGGAGAAATTCACTTGAAATTTTGGTCGGACGTCGCGCCCGGTCACGTCGAGAATTTCAAAAAACTGGCCCAACAAGGCTTTTACGACGGCACATGTTTCCATCGGGTGATCAAAAATTTCATGATCCAGGGTGGGGATCCGTTGACCAAGGAGGAAAGCCAGCAGCGCCGGTGGGGCACGGGCGGCCCCGGTTATCAAATCAAAGCCGAGTTCAACGACAAACCGCATGTGCGCGGCGTGCTTTCGATGGCGCGCTCCAGCGATCCCAATTCGGCTGGCTCGCAGTTTTTCATTTGTCACGCCGACGCGCGATTCCTGGATCGGCAATACACCGCGTTTGGTCAGTTGATCAAGGGCGACGAAGTGCTGGAAAAAATCGCCACGACCCAGACTGCGCCGGGAGATCGTCCGGTGACACGAATGCACATCGAAAGTATTTCGATTGTGCCAGCAGCGGCTTGA